GATGAACTGGTCGCCTGCTTCGTGGCCCAGGGTGTCGTTCACGCCCTTCAGGTCATCGAGGTCGATGATGAGCACGCCCACGGCCTGCTTGCTCGCCTCGAGGCTCGGCCGAACGGACTCGACGTAGGCTCGGTTGAAGAGCCCCGTGAGGGCATCGTGTGTCCCGGCGTGGCGCAGCTCCGCCTCCGTCGCTCGCCGGCGCGTGGCGTCGCGCACGATGGCGATGGTGAGCTTGCCGATGGATGTCTCGACGGGGCTCAGGCTGATCTCCACGGGCACCGTGTCGCCGCTCTTGCGGACCGCGTCGAGCGTGGCGAGGTCGCCCATGGTGCGTGTCCGCCCCGACTGCTCGTAGCGCGCCCGCTTGCTGCCGTGGTCGTGCCGGTGCTCCTGGGGCACCAGGGACTCCACGGGCATGCCGATCAGCTCGGCGCGGTCGTACCCGAACACGCGCTCCGCCATGCGGTTGGCGAGGGCGATGGTACCGCCGGGGCGAATGACCAGGATGGCGTCGGGCGCGGCCTCGAGGAGACCGAGCGCGAGCACTATGGCGTCTTCTGCGCCTTGAAGCTCCATCATATCTCCTCCGGGGCGGTGGTCTCGAGGTTGGGCGCCCGCAAGATGGCCACCGATTCCCCGAGGGCAAGGGGCGGCGCCCAAAGAGCCGAGAAGAGCCTAGAACGTGGTGGGCGCGTGGCCCTGCGTGTGCGCCACCGACTCCGCGTTGCGCACCAGCAGCGCCTCGCGCGCAGCGATTGCGTGCGCCGGGGGAACCAACAGCTCGGCGGGCACCAACGGCAGATACGGCAGGAGCGTTCGCAGGCGGGCTGCCCGCACGTGGTGCGGGATGCTCGCGCGCGAGAGCGCCGCGCTCAACGGAGCGAGCGCGTAGACACGTTGCTCCTCCCACACCGCGACCAGCGGGCCCAGCTTCTCGCGCGCGCGGTACTCGTCGCGAGCATCGAGGAAGAGGGCGGCCACGCACGCCGCGGTGGGGGCCGTGGCCGCGAGGGGCAGGAAGGCCCAAGCCTCGACCAGCTTTGTGCCCAGCGTCAGGGTCAGGGTGAAGATCATGGAGTGACGCAGCGCGGCCTGGAAGCGCTCCCCCACCGCCGTGGCGTCCACGTCGGGCACCATGCGGGCCACCAGCGCCGGGCGGCAGAAGAGGTGTGAGAACGCCAGCGTGAAGACCGCGACCAGCAGCACGGAAGCCGCGATCGCGGGCGGCGACCCGGGGTAGAGCTCGCCCAGCCCTTCGAGCGGCAGGT
This portion of the Sandaracinaceae bacterium genome encodes:
- a CDS encoding diguanylate cyclase — encoded protein: MELQGAEDAIVLALGLLEAAPDAILVIRPGGTIALANRMAERVFGYDRAELIGMPVESLVPQEHRHDHGSKRARYEQSGRTRTMGDLATLDAVRKSGDTVPVEISLSPVETSIGKLTIAIVRDATRRRATEAELRHAGTHDALTGLFNRAYVESVRPSLEASKQAVGVLIIDLDDLKGVNDTLGHEAGDQFIKRAAVVLRATAAPDDVPARLGGDEFAMLVPHADAAVLDAKVALLREEQERHNEVHRGRRLEFSVGAALTEARGGIALAMRVADRRMYEDKQRRRPTGHQRSSRPPQR